The window GAACCTCCacattgtatgatattgtctacctTAAACATAAGCCCTCGTGGGTTTGCTTTTGGATTCTCCAAAAGAcatcgtaccaatgaagatagtttCCTCCACTTATATACTCATGAtcttccccttaattagccaatgtggaactccaactattttcaatatttgggTCAACTGATTCGAGTCGAAGCTTGGATAGAGTGCATGTGATTTTGAGTGGACGAGTTAGGTCAAAATGGTCTGTGAGTCCTCCTTAACCATTGAGACGTGTgcctcccttttcttttgacgCATATCCATACCAATGATAGCAGCGTTCCACCATTACTTGTTTGACGCATGTCCGTTCCTCATCGGCCAACGCATACGCATATGATTCACAAAATTCCTTTAGTTTTcgatttcttttctaattttttaattttttatctttttctagGTAACTCGAATCAACTTCTTTCTTCACCAAAGTTGTAAAGTTTTAATTCTATCTTTCCAAAAGAATATTTTCATTCCATTttgtgaaagaaataaatgcaTTCAAAATTGATCCAAAACACATAACATACTATTCTTGGTGACACTAGAACTCATCTTCAGGTCCGATTTAATTCCGGCTTTATTCACGAAGGTTGTGTGAAATCACTTCAAAAAcaacatattaaaattttagaacctTCAAATTTGACCTCTAagactcaatttcaaaaaatattgggTATCTCATTCTCGTTGAGGCTCGAATTTTACACGATATCAACACTCAAGGTAATTACTCATTACTTCTCCTATATAAAAAAGAgctatatataaaagaatgaaTTTTATCTCttaagattatatttttttggtcaatTCGTGTACTTCCGTGCTTCTTCCTTTGAGGACAAAGGTTTGTTACATGTAAGTAACCAATTCGTGCACTCCTTCCTCTGAGGACAAAGGTTTGTTACATGTAACTCACAAGTCAATTATGCCCAACGACGACTAATTCATGTCGAAGGCAAAAAGTAACATAatactttttctctttgatagttgaattgaatttgatccctaaaatttataaaatggtGTTAAGTGAAAAAGACCTCTactaaaattcataaattttaaatttaaaaaaaatgtagtcCGTGAATAAGAAAAGATAGTAATATGTTTTGTCATGTCATGCCATGTCACTATTGCTTTAGCCGAGTCATACGCCTATTTTGAAAGTAGAGTTACCAAATAGATATCAAACTTAAATCTTACTTATTGTACGACTAGATGTCAATTAGATATCAACTTCAAATGCCCACAGATTTATTTACTTGGTTGAAGTAACCTCTTGTTGGCATATCAGCACAGATTAGTAGAGCCCTTTGGGCATACCAAAGACCTCCAATCGAGACATAAACAAAGCtaacaaaatcaacaaaaaagatATCACAACAACTCGAACATAGCAACCAACAATGCTAATAGAAGAGGCAGTGTTCATCAACCTGCTTCGCCATAGTTCTAAGGAAGAAAACCTTACTTTCTCAACCTTATATCTGGAACCACCAATTTTCACAGCGTCCAACTTCATTGCTTTAGTGGCTTCTCTCCTTTTCAATCTGATTCTCCTATTTGCAAACCCTTGGCTTGGTAGCCATTCCAATCCGTCGTTCGCCTCAGTCTGGGATTCTCGCGCTGTGTCTGATCTATGGAAATCCAGTGGCATCAGATCTGAAGCAGCATCGTAAGGTGCCGTGTCGAGGTTTATAATGTCATCTTTTAGTATGTCGGAGTAGAAATCATCAGAACCATAATCCTGGATGCGAGAAAGCGGGACTTTACTAATCGACGTGTTGGgtgttctttttctctccaGAATCCCATGTTTCACTAATCTACTTAGGCATTTAACTAGCTGAATGTCTAAACTAGGTCCAACTAAATATATAGCTTTGAGAGTATATGTGATGAAATGAAAGTCTAATAGAGTCCCCTTGCCTCATTTCTGGGATGAAATGAAACTTGGGAATGAATCTCTAGTCAATAGTTTCCTTCACAAGATTAGTAAGAGGAGTGCCTAGACATTAGCAGATCCATTGCACAACTGTAGTACGAAGAACAAGACTACTGGTGACAGGATGTTAGAATTTACCTTCTGCCCATCAGAGCTATTCCACAAGTGCAGCTTCTGCAGCATCTTTTTGATTGGATTCAGATGTAGAATCAACCCGCTCGCCAGAATGAGCCTGCAAAGAGGATAAATTCATTTGACTACAAGAAGCTCGGTTTGAGCTACTATGTTGACGAAATTCATTATTCCTCCTGAGGCGGCAAACAACTAGAAAATCCTGCATCGTACAAAAGATAGTTTGTCAATTTTGTAACAACAAAAGCTCACTCCTaccagatattatcttctctgggctttccctttcggacttgccctcaaggttttaaaacatgtccactagagagaggttttcacgcccTTACAAGGAaggcttcgttctcctctccaaccgacgtgggatcttacaatccacccccttgggggccagcgtcctcgctggtacaccacctggtgtctagctctgataccatttgcaacagcacaagtccactactagcagatattgtccttttgggGCTTCCCCTTCTGAACTTCagttcaaggttttaaaacgtgtccactagggagaggtttccacaccctcataaggaAGGCTTCATTCACCCCTCCAACCGttatgggatctcacgattcaccccccttggggcccagtGTTCTCGTTGGTAtactgcccggtgtctgactctaataccatttgcaacagcccaagtcgaccgctagcagatattgtccgttttaggcTTCCTCttccggacttcccctcaaggttttaaaatgtgaccactagggagaggtttccacgcccttataaggaaggcttcgttccctctctaaccaatgtgagatctcacaatccacccccttgggggccagcgtccttgttggtacactgcccggtgtctgactctaataccatttgtaatatcctaagcccaccactagccgatattttACTCTTTGAGCaaccctttcggacttcccctcaaagtttttaaaacgcgtctgctatacagaggtttccacaatcttataaagaatgattcgttctcctccccaaccgacgtgggatctcataatttttttttgtctaaacTCAAAATGCTTAATGTACTTGCAAGGTGCTAGAATTGGAACAAACATTCTTCTAAGTAAGACCAATAAGAAAAGTTATTGAAAGAATCAACTCCTAGCTTCTTTGTGACAACATATCAGTGACTATATTTGAAGGAAAGATTTCAGAACAAAGGCAAAATGTAGTTAACAGCATACCTGAGCTTTATCCTTGTTGTTATATTCATGCATAATCCACTCTGTTCTTTCCCCTTTGGGTGCACGGCCAGTATGGAAAACCAGAGTCCTCTTGGTTCCAATAACATTGGAACCTGACTTAACATTACGCTCTTTCCCTGTAGCTTTCCAGTAGCCTAAATCAGTGGCTCTCCTTGTCTGATTACCATTTGGGTACTTCTTTCCACGAGGGGAGAAGAAGAACCATTCATTATCTGATTGAATTATAGACTTGGCTGATTacatgaagaaagaaaaaagaaaaacatcccCTAATCAAACACCAGAAAAAGCCCAACCAAATTGGAAAGCATGAATCAAGAACAATCGAAATAGCCGCCAATGAGCATAATAGAATCGATGTAGGGTTTTCGCCTAGGGCTCTAAGAATCAGAGACCATTGAAAAAAGCAACACTGACCAGGTAAGTCCCAGGGTTCGTACTTGTAAATTTCGACCTCCGCGATGATTTCAACGCTCTTCTCGTAGCCATCTAATTTGTTCTTGAGATAAAACGAAATCAACTCCTCATCGGTCGGCGAAAAGCGAAAACCAGGAAACATAGACGAAACCGTCATTGAAAGCTGCAGTTCCTTGGAAACGCCGTTCTCAGCAGCAGCCGCCATTGCCAAATAGGTCGAGTTTTCGACTCACAAGAGGTGAAACAAAGGAACGAATTCGTATCTTCTCGGAGGGTTTGCGGTgggagaaaaggaaaaaaaaaggttgggAGAATTCTTCGCTTTGGCCGCATGTGAAAGGGATTTTGCTGAGGCGTTAGAAACCTTGAAGAAAGTGAAATGACGCATGGGGATTGATTTGAGCGGTGTATGTAGACAGTTGGATCGGAAATTGATGGCTATGTTGGGGGCATTTCAATGGCGATAGGGTTCTTTATTGAAGGGAAATAACGGTGGAGTTTTGGATTCATCCATGGGTGAGCAGTCAGCGCAGCAGAGGTGACTTCTTACCTCATTGGCCATGCCCATACTTCTCTGTCTCATGTGATTTGGGCTCTCAAGCTTTGTTCCTTTTtgtaagaaacaaagaaagtgACTGAAAATAGTCTTATTGGTTGCTATAGGAAGGTTGACATCCCACCtccgttggagaggagaacgatttataaaggtgtataAACTTTTCATTAGCAAAcgggttttaaaaaccttgagaggaagcgcaaaagagaaaacctaaagagaacagtatcggctagcagtgggtttgggtcgttacaaatgatattagagctagatatcatacgatgtgtcagcgaggaggttgttctccaaagaggggtagacacgaggcggtatgacagtaaggacgctggaccctaaagggagtggatttggtgagGGTCCTACATTGATTGCGAGGACACTAgaccttgaagggggtggagtGTGAGATTCCACCTCCATGGTCGATTGGGGAGgtgaacgaaacaccctttataagggtgtgaaaacccaaaaaagaaagtacaaataagacaatatcgcCTACGGTAGGCTTAAATAATGAGGAACCACCATAATGTTAATATCTAAAGAGCAACCAAGCCTACTATGATGCTCAAGACTAGCTCTTCTTCAGAGCACTATGGTCTTGATTGTTAGATGAAGACGACTCTCtaggtatgatattgtccactctgagTTTTAGCTCACATagtttttgggcttccccaaaagggctcataccaatggagatagtagccaaaaagacctcataccaacgaagagagtattcttttattataaactcatgatcattccctaaattagccgatgtgggacttttatcatccaacattGATCACTGATTGCAGCTCATGATCCTACTATGCTCGATCTACTGAAAATGTTTTGACATAGTTCAACGTGAAACCAGTTTAGCTTTAGCGCCCTATTCTTAACATAGTACATTCATGCATACTTCACCTAAAACACAAGATACGTTCTTAACATAGTACATTTAGCGCCCTTGGAAGATAATCATATCAATTACCTAAAATACAAGATACGTTCTTTAAACGTTCAAATAAGCTCAGTAGGGAGATAACATTCATCAATCACTAAGAACACAGATCACAACCTCTCGTCCTTCTTTCTAAGAGATCAGGAAGCAATAAAAAGAACATGCATCTTAAATTCTCAATCctagatataatatttggagaatatattagttatggaatatatcttaaatattatatctttttatatatatatatatatatatatatattaatgatttgagtagtagtatattttattttattctcaatatttaattagttcatatttttcttatttgtaagTATTAGTcagtagcttgtatcctatttaaacgttatGAATATCTATGAGAATACATATCTTCGatctcaattctatttctcattcttaacatacacgcaatttgatttttttttttttttttcagaatgTACTTAACTTTATTACCCAAATTGTCTTTCTCCGGTCATAATCATGTATATTCTAACCACCTAATGCAAGATATGCTCGCATGCTAGCATGTCTTAGCGATGCCAACAAATACTACTTGAAAGTTCTAATGGGTACTTACTTGGGTGATGCATCTCTTCTTGGACTCGTTTTTTCGCTCGCGACGgagcttcaaattttttgaaatttctgtGATAAATCATAATTCAAGTAAAATTTAGGTCAGTATCAAAATTGAGGCGAAAAATAATCAATCTCGAGATAGAGTCATGAGTCTCGAGATAAAGCGCGTATACTCCATCTCGATGTAAACTTGTAAGTTAAACTCATAGGATATaaatggatatatatatatatatatatatatatggataatagaaaaagaaggaaacgtattccattttttacttaattttatatatccTTCTAGCAACTTCCACGAACTATCTGAAAACCACTGGACTCCATTGCAGCCATTCATCGCACACTCAATTCTCTGCTCCAATCTCAAGCTCAAGTTCAAGCTAAGAGGGAAAAAGGGCGATTCCGAACCATCCATCCACCATGGCGCTTGTGCCAACCACGGCCGCCACCGATACCCAACTGATAGCGGAGGTGGATATGGGCTCCGATGTATCTGTACCGACTGTTCGAGCCACCGTCGTTCAGGCCTCCACCATCTTCTACGACACTCCTGCCACTCTAGGTTTCCTTTCCTCACTTAcactttaattttatcattGTGTAGTTCTCTTACTGCTGTTTCTTTGCTAACCATCTCTTGGCTTGGGATGGTCATTTCAGAGTTTGGAATGAGTTCCTGGTTGTTTTTTGGTGTGATGTTAGAAGCTTATCAGTTgtttgaatgttttgtttactCTATGAAGTTTCTTCCCTTCTATCTGCAGATTTGCGAATAATGAGATTTAGTTCATTTAAGCTATTATATCctcgattttttcttttcgtttttcaTTGGTTTTCCTGTTTGCGGTCAATGTGAATGTAACTGTCCATCCACAGCTAACAGATATGgtactctttgggctttccttaaaacgtgtttggtagcatacccttataaagaatcctcccaatgtgggatctcacaatccaccccttcagagcctaacgtcctcgttagcactcgttcttttttccaattgatgtaggacgttaggccccgaaatgggtggattgtgagatccagaGCTAGAtactggacgatgtgccagcaaggaggctgatcTCTAaagagggtggacacgagacggtgtgctagcaaggacctTGGgacctgaagggggtggattggagggtcccacatcgattggagaagggaacgagtggcagcaaggatgctgggccccgaaagaggatggattgtgagatcctacatcgtttgggaaggagaacgaaacattctttagaacgatgtggaaatctctctctagtaaacTTGttataaaaaccttgaggggaagtctgaaaagaaaagtccaaagaaggcaatatctactaacagtgagcttggaccgttacaatgAATTTGGCAATGTCGCCTAACATTGTACTCTGATTGTTCTTTTCTCCTTAATTTCAGTGGATTggagaaattatttaattcataaattccAAAAGTGATTAATAGAGTTGTGGATCATCTCACGTAGATAGCTACTATTTTAGTAGATTTTACGCCATCTACTAGCCTATGACCATGTGGGTGTTGTTTAATTTCTGGGGTTGTAATGAAAAACTAATTCTGGTTTACATGAACAGATAAGGCCGAGAGGTTGTTGGCTGAAGCTGCTGGATTTGGATCCCAGCTAGTTGTGTTTCCAGAAGCCTTTGTTGGTGGTTA is drawn from Cucurbita pepo subsp. pepo cultivar mu-cu-16 unplaced genomic scaffold, ASM280686v2 Cp4.1_scaffold000154, whole genome shotgun sequence and contains these coding sequences:
- the LOC111784094 gene encoding LOW QUALITY PROTEIN: NAC domain-containing protein 89-like (The sequence of the model RefSeq protein was modified relative to this genomic sequence to represent the inferred CDS: inserted 2 bases in 1 codon), which produces MAAAAENGVSKELQLSMTVSSMFPGFRFSPTDEELISFYLKNKLDGYEKSVEIIAEVEIYKYEPWDLPAKSIIQSDNEWFFFSPRGKKYPNGNQTRRATDLGYWKATGKERNVKSGSNVIGTKRTLVFHTGRAPKGERTEWIMHEYNNKDKAQDFLVVCRLRRNNEFRQHSSSNRASCSQMNLSSLQAHSGERVDSTSESNQKDAAEXLHLWNSSDGQKDYGSDDFYSDILKDDIINLDTAPYDAASDLMPLDFHRSDTARESQTEANDGLEWLPSQGFANRRIRLKRREATKAMKLDAVKIGGSRYKVEKVRFSSLELWRSRLMNTASSISIVGCYVRVVVISFLLILLALFMSRLEVFGMPKGLY